Proteins co-encoded in one Prunus persica cultivar Lovell chromosome G6, Prunus_persica_NCBIv2, whole genome shotgun sequence genomic window:
- the LOC18772663 gene encoding uncharacterized protein LOC18772663 produces MEMEELHAAALAYYSNGSPERQRLAWSFFQSMDTNNDGRISSAEFYEFLQQSGYSWIVNDPSFFTKLDRNRDGGLDFYEVLTYIVI; encoded by the coding sequence ATGGAAATGGAAGAACTACATGCAGCAGCCTTAGCCTACTATTCCAATGGTTCTCCGGAACGTCAGCGTCTGGCATGGTCTTTCTTCCAATCCATGGACACAAACAACGATGGCCGAATCAGCTCCGCAGAGTTTTATGAATTTCTGCAGCAAAGTGGTTACAGCTGGATCGTCAACGACCCCAGTTTCTTCACGAAACTAGATCGAAACCGCGACGGTGGCCTGGATTTTTATGAAGTGCTCACTTATATAGTGATTTAG